A window of Citrus sinensis cultivar Valencia sweet orange chromosome 7, DVS_A1.0, whole genome shotgun sequence contains these coding sequences:
- the LOC102618736 gene encoding regulator of telomere elongation helicase 1 homolog isoform X6, whose translation MTRELQKTVDIVFAPYNYLIDPWFRKGLGVEWKNSILIFDEAHNLEGLCADAASFDLSSGLLTACISEAKNCIDISSTRRGQSSDETLNPDNFAILRALLLKLEKRIAEVPINSKELGFTKPGPYIYELLADLNITQETAYKLIDIVEVAAELLQEDKLQNKKSTTACRIESISNILKIIFRDKGTAHSAYYRVHVREADANAADVLKGKASRTLSWWCFNPGIAMQEFSRLEVGSIILTSGTLSPMDSFAQELKLNFPLRVENPHVITSKQIWAGIVPVGPSGYLLNSSYRNRDSIEYKQELGNTIVNIARIVPDGLLIFFPSYYLMDQCIACWKNTSHGNLTTIWERICKHKKPVVEPRQSSLFPLAIEDYMAKLKDTSTSGAVFFAVCRGKVSEGLDFADHAGRAVVITGMPFATMTDPKVRLKREYLDLQAQSQGGEYKETKLSFLSGEDWYNQQASRAVNQAVGRVIRHRHDYGAIIFCDERFAHPSRKSQISLWIQPHIQCYSKFGDVVYTLTRFFREERICGSTNLKLIKTEVSGDVRELKPVDLLDKISLEEVPSSTPAVDQACYSLHEVKNRNTSSHSGEIVPANRSSLSPYKGIWASELKNSSDLIQFEKKLLLSGRKSIQYRDHEFIDLTSNSSLHAKPRKEELIAPCSTKKRKVLISESDQMQCVKKISEIASDAESSQPSSFIPITNKVKHEKPQISDSGSRIIAQGSAPSKVDGTTYRIEAEIQSEKSKGSHSSAPPCGGEETKGSAFLIQVQEKLSATEYKEFVGFMKAMKSKAMKISHVLQSIAKLFAGPERLPLLRRISPTVCCHHLQIQRLCSCKVPSFV comes from the exons ATGACACGGGAGCTCCAAAAGACCGTggatattgtctttgcacccTATAACTATCTTATTGATCCTTGGTTTAGAAAAGGTCTTGGGGTCgagtggaaaaacagtatacTTATATTTGATGAAGCTCACAACTTG GAAGGTCTATGTGCGGATGCTGCCTCCTTCGATTTGTCATCTGGGCTTCTGACAGCATGCATCTCTGAAGCAAAGAATTGTATTGACATTTCTTCAACCAGAAGGGGGCAGTCAAGCGACGAAACATTGAATCCAGATAATTTCGCTATTCTTAGAG CACTTCTTCTGAAGCTTGAGAAACGAATAGCTGAAGTGCCTATTAATTCTAAGGAGCTGGGATTTACTAAGCCAGGGCCTTACATCTATGAACTGCTTGCTGACCTTAATATCACTCAAGAAACTGCCTATAAGCTTATCGATATAGTTGAGGTAGCTGCTGAGCTTCTTCAGGAGGATAAGCTGCAGAACAAAAAGAGCACCACCGCCTGCAGGATAGAAAGCATTAGCAACATccttaaaattatctttagaGATAAAGGCACTGCTCATTCAGCATATTATCGT GTTCACGTGCGGGAAGCTGATGCAAATGCTGCAGATGTTTTAAAAG GTAAGGCATCCAGGACTCTCAGCTGGTGGTGTTTTAATCCAGGAATTGCCATGCAAGAGTTCTCTAGGTTGGAAGTGGGGTCTATCATATTGACTTCTGGCACACTATCACCCATGGATTCATTTGCGCAGGAATTGAAATT GAATTTTCCTCTGCGAGTGGAAAATCCTCATGTCATAACTTCAAAACAGATATGGGCTGGAATTGTACCTGTTGGTCCCTCTGGTTACTTATTAAATTCATCTTACAGGAACCGTGACTCTATAGAATACAAGCAAGAGCTCGGGAATACTATTG TCAATATTGCTCGCATTGTACCTGATGGACTACTCATATTTTTTCCATCATACTACCTTATGGACCAATGCATTGCGTGCTGGAAAAATACA AGCCATGGAAATTTAACAACAATATGGGAAAGAATCTGCAAACATAAGAAACCTGTCGTGGAACCCAGACAATCTTCATTGTTTCCTTTGGCAATTGAG GACTATATGGCTAAACTGAAGGACACCTCAACTTCTGGTGCAGTATTTTTTGCTGTTTGTCGTGGGAAG GTGAGTGAAGGGCTAGATTTTGCTGATCATGCTGGAAGAGCTGTAGTCATCACTGGTATGCCATTTGCTACGATGACTGATCCTAAG GTTCGCCTTAAACGTGAGTATTTGGATCTACAAGCACAATCTCAAGGGGGAGAATATAAG GAGACAAAATTGTCTTTTCTATCTGGCGAAGACTGGTACAATCAACAAGCATCCCGGGCTGTAAATCAGGCTGTTGGCCGTGTTATTCGTCATCGCCATGATTATGGGGCAATTATCTTTTGTGATGAAAg GTTTGCACATCCAAGTCGCAAGTCCCAAATATCACTTTGGATACAACCTCATATACAG TGTTACTCAAAATTTGGAGACGTGGTTTACACATTGACCCGTTTTTTCCGAGAAGAGAGAATTTGTGGGTCTACAAACCTCAAGTTAATAAAAACTGAAGTCTCTG GAGATGTCAGAGAATTGAAACCTGTGGAtcttttggataaaatttcTCTGGAAGAGGTTCCTTCTTCA ACTCCGGCAGTGGATCAAGCTTGCTATTCTCTACATGAAGTGAAAAACAGAAACACCTCAAGCCACTCAGGAGAAATAGTTCCTGCTAACCGATCATCTCTCAGTCCTTACAAGGGAATTTGGGCTTCTGAATTGAAGAATTCAAGTGACCTTATCcagtttgagaaaaaattactACTGTCTGGCAGGAAAAGTATACAATATCGAGATCATGAATTCATAGATTTAACTAGTAATTCTTCATTGCATGCAAAACCAAGGAAAGAGGAGCTGATAGCACCTTGTTCTACTAAGAAGCGTAAAGTATTAATTAGTGAGTCCGATCAAATGCaatgtgttaaaaaaatttctgagATTGCATCAGATGCTGAAAGTTCACAACCAAGCAGCTTCATTCCCATTACTAATAAAGTGAAGCACGAAAAGCCTCAGATTTCTGATAGTGGAAGCAGGATAATTGCTCAAGGTTCAGCACCCAGTAAAGTTGATGGGACAACTTACAGGATAGAAGCTGAAATTCAGAGTGAGAAAAGCAAAGGATCTCATTCTAGCGCTCCACCTTGTGGTGGTGAGGAAACAAAAGGATCTGCTTTTCTGATTCAg GTTCAAGAAAAACTTAGTGCCACTGAATACAAAGAATTTGTTGGGTTTATGAAAGCAATGAAGTCCAAGGCAATGAAAATTAGTCATGTTCTACAATCAATTGCAAAATTGTTCGCTGGACCTGAGCGGCTTCCTCTTCTTAGAAG GATCTCACCCACTGTCTGTTGTCATCATTTACAGATTCAAAGATTATGTTCCTGCAAAGTACCATCCTTTGTATGA
- the LOC102618736 gene encoding regulator of telomere elongation helicase 1 homolog isoform X5: MKNNPHLGDEPIDIEDLVNIGQTFGPCPYFMTRELQKTVDIVFAPYNYLIDPWFRKGLGVEWKNSILIFDEAHNLEGLCADAASFDLSSGLLTACISEAKNCIDISSTRRGQSSDETLNPDNFAILRALLLKLEKRIAEVPINSKELGFTKPGPYIYELLADLNITQETAYKLIDIVEVAAELLQEDKLQNKKSTTACRIESISNILKIIFRDKGTAHSAYYRVHVREADANAADVLKGKASRTLSWWCFNPGIAMQEFSRLEVGSIILTSGTLSPMDSFAQELKLNFPLRVENPHVITSKQIWAGIVPVGPSGYLLNSSYRNRDSIEYKQELGNTIVNIARIVPDGLLIFFPSYYLMDQCIACWKNTSHGNLTTIWERICKHKKPVVEPRQSSLFPLAIEDYMAKLKDTSTSGAVFFAVCRGKVSEGLDFADHAGRAVVITGMPFATMTDPKVRLKREYLDLQAQSQGGEYKETKLSFLSGEDWYNQQASRAVNQAVGRVIRHRHDYGAIIFCDERFAHPSRKSQISLWIQPHIQCYSKFGDVVYTLTRFFREERICGSTNLKLIKTEVSGDVRELKPVDLLDKISLEEVPSSTPAVDQACYSLHEVKNRNTSSHSGEIVPANRSSLSPYKGIWASELKNSSDLIQFEKKLLLSGRKSIQYRDHEFIDLTSNSSLHAKPRKEELIAPCSTKKRKVLISESDQMQCVKKISEIASDAESSQPSSFIPITNKVKHEKPQISDSGSRIIAQGSAPSKVDGTTYRIEAEIQSEKSKGSHSSAPPCGGEETKGSAFLIQVQEKLSATEYKEFVGFMKAMKSKAMKISHVLQSIAKLFAGPERLPLLRRISPTVCCHHLQIQRLCSCKVPSFV, from the exons ATGAAGAACAATCCTCATCTTGGCGATGAACCTATTGACATTGAGGATTTAGTCAATATCGGACAAACATTTGGACC GTGCCCTTATTTCATGACACGGGAGCTCCAAAAGACCGTggatattgtctttgcacccTATAACTATCTTATTGATCCTTGGTTTAGAAAAGGTCTTGGGGTCgagtggaaaaacagtatacTTATATTTGATGAAGCTCACAACTTG GAAGGTCTATGTGCGGATGCTGCCTCCTTCGATTTGTCATCTGGGCTTCTGACAGCATGCATCTCTGAAGCAAAGAATTGTATTGACATTTCTTCAACCAGAAGGGGGCAGTCAAGCGACGAAACATTGAATCCAGATAATTTCGCTATTCTTAGAG CACTTCTTCTGAAGCTTGAGAAACGAATAGCTGAAGTGCCTATTAATTCTAAGGAGCTGGGATTTACTAAGCCAGGGCCTTACATCTATGAACTGCTTGCTGACCTTAATATCACTCAAGAAACTGCCTATAAGCTTATCGATATAGTTGAGGTAGCTGCTGAGCTTCTTCAGGAGGATAAGCTGCAGAACAAAAAGAGCACCACCGCCTGCAGGATAGAAAGCATTAGCAACATccttaaaattatctttagaGATAAAGGCACTGCTCATTCAGCATATTATCGT GTTCACGTGCGGGAAGCTGATGCAAATGCTGCAGATGTTTTAAAAG GTAAGGCATCCAGGACTCTCAGCTGGTGGTGTTTTAATCCAGGAATTGCCATGCAAGAGTTCTCTAGGTTGGAAGTGGGGTCTATCATATTGACTTCTGGCACACTATCACCCATGGATTCATTTGCGCAGGAATTGAAATT GAATTTTCCTCTGCGAGTGGAAAATCCTCATGTCATAACTTCAAAACAGATATGGGCTGGAATTGTACCTGTTGGTCCCTCTGGTTACTTATTAAATTCATCTTACAGGAACCGTGACTCTATAGAATACAAGCAAGAGCTCGGGAATACTATTG TCAATATTGCTCGCATTGTACCTGATGGACTACTCATATTTTTTCCATCATACTACCTTATGGACCAATGCATTGCGTGCTGGAAAAATACA AGCCATGGAAATTTAACAACAATATGGGAAAGAATCTGCAAACATAAGAAACCTGTCGTGGAACCCAGACAATCTTCATTGTTTCCTTTGGCAATTGAG GACTATATGGCTAAACTGAAGGACACCTCAACTTCTGGTGCAGTATTTTTTGCTGTTTGTCGTGGGAAG GTGAGTGAAGGGCTAGATTTTGCTGATCATGCTGGAAGAGCTGTAGTCATCACTGGTATGCCATTTGCTACGATGACTGATCCTAAG GTTCGCCTTAAACGTGAGTATTTGGATCTACAAGCACAATCTCAAGGGGGAGAATATAAG GAGACAAAATTGTCTTTTCTATCTGGCGAAGACTGGTACAATCAACAAGCATCCCGGGCTGTAAATCAGGCTGTTGGCCGTGTTATTCGTCATCGCCATGATTATGGGGCAATTATCTTTTGTGATGAAAg GTTTGCACATCCAAGTCGCAAGTCCCAAATATCACTTTGGATACAACCTCATATACAG TGTTACTCAAAATTTGGAGACGTGGTTTACACATTGACCCGTTTTTTCCGAGAAGAGAGAATTTGTGGGTCTACAAACCTCAAGTTAATAAAAACTGAAGTCTCTG GAGATGTCAGAGAATTGAAACCTGTGGAtcttttggataaaatttcTCTGGAAGAGGTTCCTTCTTCA ACTCCGGCAGTGGATCAAGCTTGCTATTCTCTACATGAAGTGAAAAACAGAAACACCTCAAGCCACTCAGGAGAAATAGTTCCTGCTAACCGATCATCTCTCAGTCCTTACAAGGGAATTTGGGCTTCTGAATTGAAGAATTCAAGTGACCTTATCcagtttgagaaaaaattactACTGTCTGGCAGGAAAAGTATACAATATCGAGATCATGAATTCATAGATTTAACTAGTAATTCTTCATTGCATGCAAAACCAAGGAAAGAGGAGCTGATAGCACCTTGTTCTACTAAGAAGCGTAAAGTATTAATTAGTGAGTCCGATCAAATGCaatgtgttaaaaaaatttctgagATTGCATCAGATGCTGAAAGTTCACAACCAAGCAGCTTCATTCCCATTACTAATAAAGTGAAGCACGAAAAGCCTCAGATTTCTGATAGTGGAAGCAGGATAATTGCTCAAGGTTCAGCACCCAGTAAAGTTGATGGGACAACTTACAGGATAGAAGCTGAAATTCAGAGTGAGAAAAGCAAAGGATCTCATTCTAGCGCTCCACCTTGTGGTGGTGAGGAAACAAAAGGATCTGCTTTTCTGATTCAg GTTCAAGAAAAACTTAGTGCCACTGAATACAAAGAATTTGTTGGGTTTATGAAAGCAATGAAGTCCAAGGCAATGAAAATTAGTCATGTTCTACAATCAATTGCAAAATTGTTCGCTGGACCTGAGCGGCTTCCTCTTCTTAGAAG GATCTCACCCACTGTCTGTTGTCATCATTTACAGATTCAAAGATTATGTTCCTGCAAAGTACCATCCTTTGTATGA
- the LOC102618736 gene encoding regulator of telomere elongation helicase 1 homolog isoform X4, with product MVILGSREQLCIHREVSLLRGSAQNNACRFLCKKGTNRRCNHHSRVADYMKNNPHLGDEPIDIEDLVNIGQTFGPCPYFMTRELQKTVDIVFAPYNYLIDPWFRKGLGVEWKNSILIFDEAHNLEGLCADAASFDLSSGLLTACISEAKNCIDISSTRRGQSSDETLNPDNFAILRALLLKLEKRIAEVPINSKELGFTKPGPYIYELLADLNITQETAYKLIDIVEVAAELLQEDKLQNKKSTTACRIESISNILKIIFRDKGTAHSAYYRVHVREADANAADVLKGKASRTLSWWCFNPGIAMQEFSRLEVGSIILTSGTLSPMDSFAQELKLNFPLRVENPHVITSKQIWAGIVPVGPSGYLLNSSYRNRDSIEYKQELGNTIVNIARIVPDGLLIFFPSYYLMDQCIACWKNTSHGNLTTIWERICKHKKPVVEPRQSSLFPLAIEDYMAKLKDTSTSGAVFFAVCRGKVSEGLDFADHAGRAVVITGMPFATMTDPKVRLKREYLDLQAQSQGGEYKETKLSFLSGEDWYNQQASRAVNQAVGRVIRHRHDYGAIIFCDERFAHPSRKSQISLWIQPHIQCYSKFGDVVYTLTRFFREERICGSTNLKLIKTEVSGDVRELKPVDLLDKISLEEVPSSTPAVDQACYSLHEVKNRNTSSHSGEIVPANRSSLSPYKGIWASELKNSSDLIQFEKKLLLSGRKSIQYRDHEFIDLTSNSSLHAKPRKEELIAPCSTKKRKVLISESDQMQCVKKISEIASDAESSQPSSFIPITNKVKHEKPQISDSGSRIIAQGSAPSKVDGTTYRIEAEIQSEKSKGSHSSAPPCGGEETKGSAFLIQVQEKLSATEYKEFVGFMKAMKSKAMKISHVLQSIAKLFAGPERLPLLRRISPTVCCHHLQIQRLCSCKVPSFV from the exons ATGGTAATATTAGGATCTCGAGAGCAATTGTGCATTCATCGTGAAGTCAGTTTGCTTCGTGGAAGTGCACAAAATAATGCCTGCAGATTCCTTTGCAAAAAGGGTACAAATCGTCGCTGCAATCACCATTCTCGTGTTGCCG attACATGAAGAACAATCCTCATCTTGGCGATGAACCTATTGACATTGAGGATTTAGTCAATATCGGACAAACATTTGGACC GTGCCCTTATTTCATGACACGGGAGCTCCAAAAGACCGTggatattgtctttgcacccTATAACTATCTTATTGATCCTTGGTTTAGAAAAGGTCTTGGGGTCgagtggaaaaacagtatacTTATATTTGATGAAGCTCACAACTTG GAAGGTCTATGTGCGGATGCTGCCTCCTTCGATTTGTCATCTGGGCTTCTGACAGCATGCATCTCTGAAGCAAAGAATTGTATTGACATTTCTTCAACCAGAAGGGGGCAGTCAAGCGACGAAACATTGAATCCAGATAATTTCGCTATTCTTAGAG CACTTCTTCTGAAGCTTGAGAAACGAATAGCTGAAGTGCCTATTAATTCTAAGGAGCTGGGATTTACTAAGCCAGGGCCTTACATCTATGAACTGCTTGCTGACCTTAATATCACTCAAGAAACTGCCTATAAGCTTATCGATATAGTTGAGGTAGCTGCTGAGCTTCTTCAGGAGGATAAGCTGCAGAACAAAAAGAGCACCACCGCCTGCAGGATAGAAAGCATTAGCAACATccttaaaattatctttagaGATAAAGGCACTGCTCATTCAGCATATTATCGT GTTCACGTGCGGGAAGCTGATGCAAATGCTGCAGATGTTTTAAAAG GTAAGGCATCCAGGACTCTCAGCTGGTGGTGTTTTAATCCAGGAATTGCCATGCAAGAGTTCTCTAGGTTGGAAGTGGGGTCTATCATATTGACTTCTGGCACACTATCACCCATGGATTCATTTGCGCAGGAATTGAAATT GAATTTTCCTCTGCGAGTGGAAAATCCTCATGTCATAACTTCAAAACAGATATGGGCTGGAATTGTACCTGTTGGTCCCTCTGGTTACTTATTAAATTCATCTTACAGGAACCGTGACTCTATAGAATACAAGCAAGAGCTCGGGAATACTATTG TCAATATTGCTCGCATTGTACCTGATGGACTACTCATATTTTTTCCATCATACTACCTTATGGACCAATGCATTGCGTGCTGGAAAAATACA AGCCATGGAAATTTAACAACAATATGGGAAAGAATCTGCAAACATAAGAAACCTGTCGTGGAACCCAGACAATCTTCATTGTTTCCTTTGGCAATTGAG GACTATATGGCTAAACTGAAGGACACCTCAACTTCTGGTGCAGTATTTTTTGCTGTTTGTCGTGGGAAG GTGAGTGAAGGGCTAGATTTTGCTGATCATGCTGGAAGAGCTGTAGTCATCACTGGTATGCCATTTGCTACGATGACTGATCCTAAG GTTCGCCTTAAACGTGAGTATTTGGATCTACAAGCACAATCTCAAGGGGGAGAATATAAG GAGACAAAATTGTCTTTTCTATCTGGCGAAGACTGGTACAATCAACAAGCATCCCGGGCTGTAAATCAGGCTGTTGGCCGTGTTATTCGTCATCGCCATGATTATGGGGCAATTATCTTTTGTGATGAAAg GTTTGCACATCCAAGTCGCAAGTCCCAAATATCACTTTGGATACAACCTCATATACAG TGTTACTCAAAATTTGGAGACGTGGTTTACACATTGACCCGTTTTTTCCGAGAAGAGAGAATTTGTGGGTCTACAAACCTCAAGTTAATAAAAACTGAAGTCTCTG GAGATGTCAGAGAATTGAAACCTGTGGAtcttttggataaaatttcTCTGGAAGAGGTTCCTTCTTCA ACTCCGGCAGTGGATCAAGCTTGCTATTCTCTACATGAAGTGAAAAACAGAAACACCTCAAGCCACTCAGGAGAAATAGTTCCTGCTAACCGATCATCTCTCAGTCCTTACAAGGGAATTTGGGCTTCTGAATTGAAGAATTCAAGTGACCTTATCcagtttgagaaaaaattactACTGTCTGGCAGGAAAAGTATACAATATCGAGATCATGAATTCATAGATTTAACTAGTAATTCTTCATTGCATGCAAAACCAAGGAAAGAGGAGCTGATAGCACCTTGTTCTACTAAGAAGCGTAAAGTATTAATTAGTGAGTCCGATCAAATGCaatgtgttaaaaaaatttctgagATTGCATCAGATGCTGAAAGTTCACAACCAAGCAGCTTCATTCCCATTACTAATAAAGTGAAGCACGAAAAGCCTCAGATTTCTGATAGTGGAAGCAGGATAATTGCTCAAGGTTCAGCACCCAGTAAAGTTGATGGGACAACTTACAGGATAGAAGCTGAAATTCAGAGTGAGAAAAGCAAAGGATCTCATTCTAGCGCTCCACCTTGTGGTGGTGAGGAAACAAAAGGATCTGCTTTTCTGATTCAg GTTCAAGAAAAACTTAGTGCCACTGAATACAAAGAATTTGTTGGGTTTATGAAAGCAATGAAGTCCAAGGCAATGAAAATTAGTCATGTTCTACAATCAATTGCAAAATTGTTCGCTGGACCTGAGCGGCTTCCTCTTCTTAGAAG GATCTCACCCACTGTCTGTTGTCATCATTTACAGATTCAAAGATTATGTTCCTGCAAAGTACCATCCTTTGTATGA